The DNA sequence TGTCAATACAGACATATTTGTGAGTGTAGCGTAGTGTTGTCAATACAGACATATGTGTGAGTGTAGCGTAGTGTTGTCAATACCGACATATGTGTGAGTGTAGCGTAGTGTTGTCAATACAGACATATTTGTGAGTGTAGCGTAGTGTTGTCAATACCGACATATTTGTGAGTGTAGCGTAGTGTTGTCAATACCGACATATGTGTGAGTGTAGCGTAGTGTTGTCAATACCGACGTTCCAACAACTGACCTTTCTTGGTTGTTGATTATGACTCCTTTAAACGTTAGATTCTAAGCAGCATACGACGTTTGATTTTGGGGGGACCATAAAAAAGCAATGTCAAAAGCAAGGCGCGGGGACATAGCTTAATCGTCGTAAAAGCCAGATTATCGGTTTAATCCCCGGGTTCGGCGCGGTGTTTATTATCCAGAAAAAGATCAATGCAGACTTGCCAAGGTTCCCGAGAGCTCCCGTGTACACGCAGACGCACCGCTAACCGTAAAGATCCAAACTCATAACGCTAAACACAAACTCATAACGCTAAACACAAACTCATAACGCTAAACACAAACTCATAACGCTAAACACAAACTCATAACGCTAAACACAAACTCATAACGCTAAACACAAACTCATAACGCTAAACACAAACTCATAACGCTAAACACAAACTCATAACGCTAAACACAAACTCATAACGCTAAACACAAACTCATAACGCTAAACACAAACTCATAACGCTAAACACAAACTCATAACGCTAAACACAAACTCATAACGCTAAACACAAACGAACTTAGTCAGAAATAAAGACTTTGTAGCGGCAGGCCATCCCCACGAAAAGCAACCCGAATTGAGCtagtttaacatggacaatacatatacaacaacaaaacaacaaaagtaaacaTATAACTAAATAAACGGATATTAAAGTATGTAAGTAAGTAAATAGATACATACactaataaaaacatgaaaaaaagtttaaaaaaaaaaagataaataaataaatagatagcAACAATATAATGGAAGTATATTAGCTTATTAAATTGATGTTTTGGTAAGAGGGTGAGATGTGATCCGAATCTTCGATCCCCATTCCCACAATTAGATTAATTGACATCATGCCATGATCAAGGTCAAATATTTGAAGGACAAATATGTTTACGGTGTGCCGTTACGGAAATTCGCGCCGCAAGATTGAATGTCGCCGGAAATAAAAACACACtgcttttcaaaacaaaacaaaaaagcttaCAATGTAAACTTTCTAGGTCTCGAGTCTCTCCGTAAAAGTGTGCTGGGGGAACAACATCGTCCCTGGCAAGAAAACGTTTTAAATAACTCAGTGAGTCACTTTGTTGGACATATTCTGGTTGTGTGCTAAAGATCATATGAACACATTGTTGCTGAATTTGAAGTTAGTTCaggttttgagtgtgtgtgtgtgtgtgtgtgtgtgtgtgtgtatgtgtgtgtgtgtgtgtgagtgtgtgtgtgtgtgtgtttgaagggaggacaaCTAACAGCAACACAAGGTGACTGGCCACGTAAGCCGCTCACCTTTACAAAGCAACACAATGTGACTGGCCAGGTAAGCCGCTCACCTTTACAAAGCAGCACGTGTGTCCACTTGTCACCTGCAGGTCATCGTGTGGATGGGGGGTTgtcagagataaagagagagagagagttttatgtatgtgtgtgtgtgtgtgtgtttgtgtggctgtgtgtgtgttaatgtgtgtgtgtgtgtttgtgtgtgtgtgtgtgtgtgttaatgtgtgtgtgtgtgtgtgtgtgtttgtgtgtgtgtgtgtgcgcgcgtgtgtatgtgtgtgtgtgtgtgtccgtctttctgagagagagagagagagagagatagagaaagagagagagaaagagatagagagagagagagagagagaggggggggttgggggtggaggagagagagagtgaagatAGTGATTTTGAGTCTGTGTCTATTTTCAGGAGGATGCGCACGTCACTTTATTGTGGAAAGGTAAGAGCGACAGTTTGAACTAACAagctttgtgtgtttgcttctctttgtgtttgtttgctttgttgtttttacctgtttgtgttttgtttgtttattaacTCATGCgtattaaccttcgccggtcgtcgtgggtccgtgtggacccagaagggtgtttaattgcaaatatctcttaaaccagttggaattttttaatgagctctTATGTGCTAAAAGATCATTACATTTCatcgagaagtaattaaaacaagaaaggtcAAATTTACACTACACACgaaagacatcgtggggccgtgcggacccatgtttctcaaactgaaggaacttacataaaaactagggatagaagtcacaaaccttcaggtattggctctaaacataattttctacgatctgtttaattGTGGAGATAATAAGCAAAtcgcgtggagcgaaattaaaacataacaatgtgggtcaacacggccccacgacgtccacagaagggtattcacgtttttccttttttgagaagcCTTAGGccgcacggtaataattaaattaataacttaaccacggcgtctacggaaagggatgcacgtttttgcttctttggaaagcatgggtctacggaagggtatgcatatttttccttctttgagaagcatgggtccgcacggccccacgatgtcatCCGTGTGTTGTCCATAACCAGGTCGGGCGAAGGTGTGTAGTATTTTCGTAACTCTCTGTTTGTCCCTGATGTAGGCTTGTAATTTTACCTTGGTCGCCGGCcttattgacacacacacacacacacacacacacacacacacacacacacacacacacacactaacactaacactgacactaacacacatggCTGCATTCAAGTCTTCTCGCTTTTAACTCACGTTAACCTGGTATGatcgacacagcaagccatgtacatgtagtgttctttctgtgtgtgtttcagctggcCAGCCTAGCTGGTAGTCGTcctgtcagtgacagtgatctatctgtgtgtgtttcagctggcCAGCCTGGTGGTCGTcctgtcagtgacagtgatctatctgtgtgtgtttcagctggcCCGCCTGGTGGTCGTcctgtcagtgacagtgatctatctgtgtgtgtttcagctggcCCGCCTGGTGGTCGTcctgtcagtgacagtgatctatctgtgtgtgtttcagctggcCAGCCTGGTGGTCGTCCTGTCAGAGACAGtgatctatctgtgtgtgtttcagctggcCAGCCTGGTGGTCGTCCTGTCAGAGACAGtgatctatctgtgtgtgtttcagctggcCAGCCTGGTGGTCGTCCTGTCAGAGACAGtgatctatctgtgtgtgtttcagctggcCAGCCTGGTGGTCGTCCTGTCAGAGACAGtgatctatctgtgtgtgtttcagctggcCAGCCTGGTGGTCGTCCTGTCAGAGACAGtgatctatctgtgtgtgtttcagctggcCAGCCTGGTGGTCGTCCTGTCAGAGACAGtgatctatctgtgtgtgtttcagctggcCAGCCTGGTGGTCGTcctgtcagtgacagtgatctatctgtgtgtgtttcagctggcCAGCCTGGTGGTCGTCCTGTCAGAGACAGtgatctatctgtgtgtgtttcagctggcCAGCCTGGTGGTCGTCCTGTCAGAGACAGtgatctatctgtgtgtgtttcagctggcCAGCCTGGTGGTCGTcctgtcagtgacagtgatctatctgtgtgtgtttcagctggcCAGCATGGTGGTCGTcctgtcagtgacagtgatctatttgtgtgtgtttcagctggcCAGCCTAGCTGGTAGTCGTcttgtcagtgacagtgatctatctgtgtgtgtttcagctggcCAGCCTGGTGGTCGTCCTGTCAGAGACAGtgatctatctgtgtgtgtttcagctggcCAGCCTGGTGGTCGTCCTGTCAGAGACAGtgatctatctgtgtgtgtttcagctggcCAGCCTGGTGGTCGTcctgtcagtgacagtgatctatctgtgtgtgtttcagctggcCAGCCTGGTGGTCGTCCTGTCAGAGACAGtgatctatctgtgtgtgtttcagctggcCAGCCTGGTGGTCGTCCTGTCAGAGACAGtgatctatctgtgtgtgtttcagctggcCAGCCTGGTGGTCGTCCTGTCAGAGACAGtgatctatctgtgtgtgtttcagctggcCAGCCTGGTGGTCGTcctgtcagtgacagtgatctATCTGTGTGTGGTTTCAGCTGGCCAGCCTGGTGGTCGTcctgtcagtgacagtgatctatctgtgtgtgtttcagctggcCAGCCTGGTAGTCGTcctgtcagtgacagtgatctatctgtgtgtgtttcagctggcCAGCCTGGTGGTCGTcctgtcagtgacagtgatctatctgtgtgtgtgtttcagctggcCAGCCTGGTAGTCGTcctgtcagtgacagtgatctatctgtgtgtgtttcagctggcCCGCCTGGTGGTCGTcctgtcagtgacagtgatctATCTGTATCACACCCAGTGGTGGACGCTCTTACTTCCCGTACAAAACGCCGCACCAACACTGGCCCCGATAGCCTCCGTCACGGCGCTGCGacacatgacgtcatcacacaATGCCTTCATACAGCGGAAGCCGTCACAGGGGGCCTACAAGGAAGACAACGTCACAGCGCTGAGTAAACCGTCACAAGGGACCCACAAGGAAGACAACGTCACAGCGGGGGCCAAGTCGTCACAGCCCCCACTGGCCACAGACCGCTACATCATCTACTACTGCAAGGGGGCATGCGGGGGCTGGGCCGACCGGCTCAAGGGAATCGCCATTGCTTACGTCATCGCTAACCTGACCCACCGGCGGTTTGGAATTAAGATCCCCGACATCCCGTGCCCGCTGAGAGAGTTCCTGTTGCCCGCTGAGGTGCCCTGGGACTTGCCCGACTCGCTGGACTTGCAGTCTGACGCCAAGATGTACAGCAGGCTGGACTCGGTGGCGTTCTACAAGAGCATGCCGTCCGTCAACTTCAGCGAGGTCTTCACGGCGCGCGTGGCTCTGTTCAAGGCCAACCTGGACTACTTCGACCTGCTGAAGCAGAACGCGCTGTACGAGAGACAGTTGCAGTGGATGCGGCCCCTCACCAACGACCAGATCTTCGCGCGGATCTTCCACCAGCTGTTCAGACCGGCCCCGCGTGTGGCCCGCGCCCTGCAGTCTGTGCTTGCCTCAGCCAAACCCTCCCCGGACCACAGACTGCTGTGTGCGCACGTGCGCTTCGCCAGCAACTCCGAGGTGTTGCGGGACACCACGAGGCGGCACACCACGGCCCACGGCCACACCGTGCTGCACTTCCTGCACAGTCTCGACCCCGCCAGTCCCCTCTACAACGTCACCACCGCCACCGCCGCCCTCCCCACTTCCTACGCCACCATCACTGCTGACCTCCCCCTTTCCTACGCCTTTGCCAATGCTGCCCTCCCCCCTTCCTACGCCTTTGCCAATGCTGCCCTCCCCCCTTCCCGCGCCAAGGCAGACAACTACCGCTTCTTCGTCAC is a window from the Littorina saxatilis isolate snail1 linkage group LG10, US_GU_Lsax_2.0, whole genome shotgun sequence genome containing:
- the LOC138979267 gene encoding uncharacterized protein, with protein sequence MRTSLYCGKLARLVVVLSVTVIYLYHTQWWTLLLPVQNAAPTLAPIASVTALRHMTSSHNAFIQRKPSQGAYKEDNVTALSKPSQGTHKEDNVTAGAKSSQPPLATDRYIIYYCKGACGGWADRLKGIAIAYVIANLTHRRFGIKIPDIPCPLREFLLPAEVPWDLPDSLDLQSDAKMYSRLDSVAFYKSMPSVNFSEVFTARVALFKANLDYFDLLKQNALYERQLQWMRPLTNDQIFARIFHQLFRPAPRVARALQSVLASAKPSPDHRLLCAHVRFASNSEVLRDTTRRHTTAHGHTVLHFLHSLDPASPLYNVTTATAALPTSYATITADLPLSYAFANAALPPSYAFANAALPPSRAKADNYRFFVTSDSQVYIDQAGEVFGARFVRTSGQFVHVDRKGGQRGQEVCEGFTKVLVDQLLLARCDVLVVSMSGLSRQAAYIRGTDSGLYCILMTGQLVQCQPSHLRQLYHVMG